One Vespa crabro chromosome 9, iyVesCrab1.2, whole genome shotgun sequence genomic region harbors:
- the LOC124427058 gene encoding triokinase/FMN cyclase-like, producing the protein MQHLWNDLDQATETNLISIALIHHGLVLLEDCKAILRRDYSNMTDKVKLISGGGSGNEPAHTGFVGPGMLTAAICGDISSAPPVNSILRVIDEIGTNHSPGVLLIVQSYPGYRINFGLAKLRAESMGIYVKMIIVGDDVCLEADEKSIEKRGLAGILFINKIAGAMAENGENLETICNVCNRIINNEEIATISIGMKISFSYKDNLCSRNSSVAKMEIGYGINGESGICQVNATSIEDIVTLIVHKLVVSSQNSDETTNVRRFPVGHSVAVIVNNLGGTNQIECNIFTLEVLKQLKVLDLLVQRVYTGHLMTSLDSYGFQVSLLNLSVDSNLIKYLDSLTLAPAWPKVLTAEMVGFEQTHDSETVVPTKYCREYCNDSLPSIEAKGAMIDNRTGQVLLIIISFACEALIVCAEQLNIMDKECGDGDCGTTLARGANAIKTAIKENKINSTNPFVTFTNISCIIEKEMGGLQGGLYSLFFHAIAKVFAETNDQVIPRTWLNALIAGNKVISEFGKVSFGDRTMLDPLMSAQNMLSNALDAKMHPIQAFGEAVKAAEKCAIQTIYTCVRKTSLMKFKKFKYPDPGAHAIGIWMRAAYEGVKLKLVCQCEL; encoded by the exons atgcAACATTTATGGAATGATCTTGATCAGGCAACTGAGACCAATCTTATTAGTATTGCACTAATACATCATGGCTTAGTTCTTTTGGAAGATTGTAAAGCTATCTTACGAAGAGATTACTCTAATATGACTGATAaa GTTAAATTAATATCTGGCGGAGGAAGTGGTAATGAACCGGCTCATACAGGCTTTGTAGGTCCTGGTATGTTGACTGCTGCAATTTGTGGAGATATTTCATCAGCACCACCAGTAAATTCTATATTAAGAGTAATTGATGAAATTGGCACCAATCATTCTCCAG GTGTGCTGTTGATAGTTCAAAGTTATCCTGGATATCGTATAAATTTTGGATTAGCCAAATTACGCGCAGAAAGTATGGggatatatgtaaaaatgataattgttgGAGATGATGTCTGCTTAGAAGCTGACGaaaaaagtatagaaaaaCGAGGTTTAGCcggtatattatttattaataaaatagctGGTGCAATGGCAGAAAATGGGGAAAATTTAGAAACTATTTGTAATGTATGCAATAGAATcataaataatgaagaaattgCAACTATTAGCATAGGCAtgaaaatatctttctcttataaaGACAATTTATGTTCACGAAACAGCAGTGTTGCAAAGATGGAGATag GATATGGTATTAATGGTGAATCAGGTATTTGTCAAGTAAATGCAACATCCATTGAGGATATTGTTACTCTTATAGTACATAAACTGGTAGTATCATCCCAGAACTCAGACGAAACAACAAATGTCAGAAGGTTTCCTGTTGGCCATAGTGTAGCTGTTATAGTAAACAATCTTGGAG gTACCAACCAGAtagaatgtaatatatttacactTGAAGTTCTTAAACAATTAAAGGTCTTGGATTTATTAGTGCAAAGAGTATATACAGGTCATTTAATGACATCATTGGATTCTTATGGCTTTCAAGTCTCATTACTGAATCTTTCTGTTGATTCCaatctaattaaatatcttgATAGTCTAACATTAGCACCTGCTTGGCCAAAAGTATTGACTGCTGAAATGGTTGGATTTGAACAA actCATGACTCAGAAACAGTTGTTCCAACTAAATATTGCAGg GAATATTGCAATGATAGTTTACCTTCTATAGAGGCCAAAGGAGCTATGATAGATAATAGAACTGGACAAgtgcttttaattattatatcttttgcATGTGAAGCATTGATAGTTTGTGCAGAACAATTGAATATAATGGATAAAGAATGCGGTGATGGTGATTGTGGTACTACACTCGCTCGAGGAGCAAATGCCATAAAAACTGCAATCAAA gagaataaaataaacagtACAAATCCTTTTGTcacttttacaaatattagttgtattatagaaaaagaaatgggtgGATTGCAAGGAGGATTGTAttccttattttttcatgCTATTGCTAAG gTTTTTGCTGAAACAAACGATCAGGTAATACCTCGTACATGGTTGAACGCATTGATTGCAGGAAATAAAGTGATATCAGAATTTGGAAAAGTATCATTTGGAGATAGAACAATGCTAGATCCTTTAATGAGTGCACAAAATATGTTATCTAATGCATTAGATGCCAAAATGCATCCTATTCAAGCGTTTGGAGAAGCTGTTAAGGCTGCAGAAAAATGTGCTATTCAAacaatatatacgtgtgtccGTAAAACTAGCTTAATGAAATTCAAA aaatttaaatatcctGATCCTGGAGCACACGCAATTGGCATATGGATGAGAGCTGCATACGAAggtgtaaaattaaaattagttTGTCAGTGTGAATTATGA